The proteins below are encoded in one region of Kineococcus mangrovi:
- a CDS encoding serine hydrolase domain-containing protein has product MIALPADPFRSALRTSGLLAVLTAAVLALTGAAAPAPPAPSADTTGDPVLAARLRAATADLAGQGFAVAAGDATGGTSAAIGTAAPGRALTAATPQEIGSVTKGLTGLLLADAVERGEVAPTTTLGDVHPWLSGPLASTTLEELATHTSGLPRLSTRAALAAPITALTYGNPYRWDTPENLLRDAAWTPLRGPRGEFAYSNLGYALLGNALAQRLGQPYPQLLRERVLDPLGTTATEAAPDPLPAGRARELGPDGRPSTPWRSSGSTPAGTGVYSTAEDLGELAAAVARGDVPGARALDAVVQTPGAGVGWGWLSAELAGRTVVGVNGATTGVRTSVWAVPATGRWVAVTSPSGGTGEADTQTVAFRLLGLA; this is encoded by the coding sequence GTGATCGCGTTGCCCGCCGACCCGTTCCGATCCGCACTGCGCACGAGCGGCCTGCTCGCCGTCCTCACGGCCGCGGTCCTCGCCCTCACCGGGGCAGCCGCGCCGGCCCCGCCGGCACCGTCCGCCGACACCACCGGGGACCCGGTCCTCGCCGCCCGGCTGCGCGCGGCCACGGCGGACCTGGCGGGCCAGGGGTTCGCCGTGGCCGCCGGCGACGCCACCGGCGGCACGTCCGCGGCCATCGGGACCGCCGCCCCCGGGCGGGCGCTGACGGCCGCCACGCCGCAGGAGATCGGTTCGGTGACCAAGGGGCTCACCGGTCTGCTCCTCGCCGACGCCGTCGAGCGCGGGGAGGTCGCCCCCACCACGACGCTCGGGGACGTCCACCCGTGGCTGTCCGGGCCCCTCGCCTCCACGACGCTGGAGGAGCTGGCCACGCACACGTCCGGGTTGCCGCGGCTCAGCACGCGGGCCGCCCTCGCCGCGCCGATCACCGCTCTCACCTACGGGAATCCGTACCGGTGGGACACCCCGGAGAACCTGCTGCGCGACGCCGCGTGGACGCCCCTGCGCGGACCGCGGGGCGAGTTCGCCTACTCCAACCTCGGCTACGCACTGCTGGGCAACGCCCTCGCGCAGCGGCTGGGGCAGCCCTACCCGCAGCTGCTGCGCGAGCGCGTCCTGGACCCGCTCGGCACGACCGCGACGGAGGCGGCGCCGGACCCGCTGCCCGCCGGACGGGCTCGCGAGCTGGGTCCGGACGGCCGGCCCAGCACCCCCTGGCGCTCCAGCGGCAGCACCCCGGCGGGCACCGGGGTCTACTCCACGGCCGAGGACCTGGGCGAGCTGGCGGCAGCCGTGGCGCGGGGTGACGTGCCCGGGGCCCGCGCCCTCGACGCGGTGGTGCAGACCCCCGGGGCGGGGGTGGGCTGGGGCTGGCTGTCCGCCGAGCTCGCGGGACGGACCGTGGTCGGCGTCAACGGCGCGACGACCGGGGTGCGCACGTCCGTGTGGGCCGTCCCGGCGACGGGGCGGTGGGTCGCCGTCACCTCACCGAGCGGTGGCACGGGGGAGGCGGACACGCAGACCGTGGCGTTCCGGCTGCTCGGGCTGGCCTAG
- the prmC gene encoding peptide chain release factor N(5)-glutamine methyltransferase encodes MVTARQLLVEAGRRLAEAGVPTPAADAEALLAHALGVTRSRLGVLAALGDPVEAGAFADLLDQRAARVPLQHLTGRAGFRSLELRVGPGVFVPRPETETVAGLAVAEAQRLTDPVVVDLCTGSGAIALAVATEVPSARVHAVELDPMAHAWARRNVDDLSPSVDLRLGDAATAFADLDGTVDVVVSNPPYVPPGAVPVDPEVARHDPEVALYGLGDDGLQVPRRVVATAARLLRPGGCVVVEHAEVQERSARAMFAAGTWTDVESHRDLTDRPRATTARRR; translated from the coding sequence GTGGTCACCGCGCGTCAGCTGCTCGTCGAGGCCGGGCGGCGGCTCGCCGAGGCCGGCGTCCCCACCCCCGCTGCGGACGCCGAGGCGCTCCTCGCGCACGCGCTGGGCGTCACCCGCTCCCGGCTCGGGGTGCTCGCCGCCCTGGGGGACCCGGTGGAGGCGGGGGCTTTCGCCGACCTGCTCGACCAGCGCGCGGCGCGGGTGCCGTTGCAGCACCTCACGGGCCGCGCCGGGTTCCGCTCGCTGGAGCTGCGGGTCGGCCCCGGCGTCTTCGTCCCCCGGCCCGAGACCGAGACCGTCGCCGGCCTGGCGGTCGCCGAGGCGCAGCGGCTGACCGACCCCGTCGTCGTCGACCTCTGCACCGGGTCCGGGGCCATCGCCCTGGCGGTGGCGACGGAGGTCCCCTCCGCGCGCGTGCACGCCGTCGAGCTGGACCCGATGGCGCACGCCTGGGCCCGGCGCAACGTCGACGACCTCTCACCCTCGGTCGACCTGCGGCTCGGTGACGCCGCCACGGCGTTCGCCGACCTCGACGGGACCGTCGACGTCGTGGTCAGCAACCCGCCCTACGTCCCGCCGGGTGCGGTGCCCGTGGACCCGGAGGTGGCCCGCCACGACCCCGAGGTCGCGCTGTACGGCCTGGGCGACGACGGTCTGCAGGTGCCGCGCCGCGTCGTCGCCACGGCGGCGCGCTTGTTGAGGCCGGGGGGCTGCGTGGTCGTCGAGCACGCCGAGGTGCAGGAACGCTCGGCCCGGGCGATGTTCGCGGCCGGGACGTGGACGGACGTCGAGAGCCACCGCGACCTGACCGACCGTCCCCGGGCGACCACGGCCCGCCGTCGCTGA
- the rho gene encoding transcription termination factor Rho, translated as MTDTTDIAATGGSSEAPARRTGSLSALRLPQLQALASELGISGTGRMRKVDLLAAIREHQSGTAQRSARTEAPAQAAAPAVEQTGAQQPAEQPVAQQPAAEQLPVEQPPAQAPRTRSRRAGAPAGAPPVTAPVPDEQPAAQAPEADTASATRSEPTLDDFTRGRGDRPERNDRGDRGDRGDRGDRSERQDDAQPRLSRRERARRDRVREPDQQVELPSMPRRESAEGESRRDRQDRQDRPERTENRADRDERGERSERGERPQAGQNNGPDDFDGDGGRRGRRNRYRDRKGRRGGRDGGGAPEVDENVSEDDVLLPVAGILDVLDNYAFIRTSGYLAGANDVYVSLGQVKKNNLRPGDAVTGAVRQPREGEQSGARAKFNALVRVDTVNGAPPEQARHRPEFTKLTPLYPQERLRLETEPNVLTTRIIDLMSPLGKGQRGLIVAPPKAGKTMVMQAIANAITTNNPECHLMVVLVDERPEEVTDMQRTIKGEVIASTFDRPASDHTAVAELAIERAKRLVELGNDVVVLLDSLTRLSRAYNISAPASGRILSGGVDASALYPPKRFFGAARNVENGGSLTILASALVETGSKADEVIFEEFKGTGNMEVRLSRQLADKRIFPAVDVPASGTRREEILMSREELQTVWKLRRVVTALDAQASIELLLDRLKKTRSNLEFLHQVQTSTPLVNKD; from the coding sequence GTGACCGACACCACCGACATCGCCGCCACCGGCGGTTCGTCCGAGGCGCCCGCGCGCCGCACGGGCAGCCTGTCCGCGTTGCGGCTCCCGCAGCTGCAGGCCCTGGCCTCCGAGCTGGGCATCTCCGGCACCGGGCGCATGCGCAAGGTGGACCTGCTGGCCGCCATCCGTGAGCACCAGTCCGGCACGGCGCAGCGCAGCGCCCGCACCGAGGCCCCCGCGCAGGCCGCCGCCCCGGCGGTCGAGCAGACCGGTGCGCAGCAGCCCGCCGAGCAGCCCGTCGCGCAGCAGCCCGCCGCCGAGCAGCTCCCGGTGGAGCAGCCGCCCGCCCAGGCCCCGCGCACCCGCTCGCGCCGGGCGGGTGCCCCCGCCGGTGCGCCGCCGGTCACCGCGCCGGTCCCGGACGAGCAGCCCGCCGCCCAGGCCCCCGAGGCCGACACCGCCTCCGCGACGCGCAGCGAGCCGACCCTGGACGACTTCACCCGCGGCCGCGGGGACCGTCCGGAGCGCAACGACCGGGGTGATCGGGGTGACCGGGGCGACCGGGGTGACCGGTCCGAGCGCCAGGACGACGCCCAGCCGCGCCTGTCCCGCCGCGAGCGCGCGCGCCGCGACCGCGTCCGCGAACCCGACCAGCAGGTCGAGCTGCCCTCGATGCCCCGACGCGAGAGCGCCGAGGGCGAGTCCCGCCGCGACCGCCAGGACCGGCAGGACCGCCCCGAGCGCACCGAGAACCGCGCCGATCGGGACGAGCGGGGTGAGCGCTCCGAGCGCGGTGAGCGCCCGCAGGCCGGGCAGAACAACGGCCCGGACGACTTCGACGGCGACGGTGGCCGTCGCGGCCGGCGCAACCGCTACCGCGACCGCAAGGGCCGCCGCGGCGGCCGTGACGGCGGGGGTGCGCCCGAGGTCGACGAGAACGTCTCCGAGGACGACGTCCTGCTGCCCGTCGCGGGCATCCTCGACGTCCTGGACAACTACGCGTTCATCCGCACGTCGGGCTACCTCGCCGGCGCCAACGACGTCTACGTCTCCCTCGGCCAGGTCAAGAAGAACAACCTGCGTCCCGGCGACGCCGTCACCGGCGCCGTCCGCCAGCCCCGCGAGGGCGAGCAGTCGGGGGCGCGGGCCAAGTTCAACGCCCTCGTCCGCGTCGACACCGTCAACGGCGCGCCGCCGGAGCAGGCCCGGCACCGCCCGGAGTTCACCAAGCTCACGCCGCTGTACCCGCAGGAGCGGCTGCGCCTGGAGACCGAGCCCAACGTCCTGACCACGCGCATCATCGACCTGATGTCGCCGCTGGGGAAGGGTCAGCGCGGTCTCATCGTCGCGCCCCCGAAGGCCGGCAAGACGATGGTCATGCAGGCCATCGCCAACGCCATCACGACGAACAACCCCGAGTGCCACCTCATGGTCGTCCTCGTCGACGAGCGGCCCGAAGAGGTCACCGACATGCAGCGGACGATCAAGGGTGAGGTCATCGCCTCCACCTTCGACCGCCCCGCGTCGGACCACACGGCCGTCGCCGAGCTCGCCATCGAGCGGGCCAAGCGCCTCGTCGAGCTCGGCAACGACGTCGTCGTGCTGCTGGACTCCCTGACCCGCCTGTCCCGCGCGTACAACATCTCGGCGCCGGCCAGCGGTCGCATCCTGTCCGGTGGTGTCGACGCCTCGGCGCTGTACCCGCCGAAGCGGTTCTTCGGCGCGGCCCGCAACGTCGAGAACGGCGGCTCGCTGACGATCCTGGCCTCGGCCCTGGTCGAGACGGGCTCCAAGGCCGACGAGGTCATCTTCGAGGAGTTCAAGGGCACCGGGAACATGGAGGTCCGCCTGTCGCGCCAGCTGGCCGACAAGCGGATCTTCCCCGCCGTCGACGTGCCGGCCTCCGGCACGCGGCGCGAGGAGATCCTCATGTCCCGCGAGGAGCTGCAGACCGTCTGGAAGCTGCGCCGCGTGGTCACCGCGCTCGACGCGCAGGCCTCCATCGAGCTGCTGCTGGACCGCCTCAAGAAGACCCGCAGCAACCTCGAGTTCCTGCACCAGGTCCAGACGTCCACCCCGCTGGTCAACAAGGACTGA
- the rpmE gene encoding 50S ribosomal protein L31, translating to MKAGIHPDYVETQVTCTCGATFTTRSTEKSGEMRADVCSACHPFYTGKQKILDTGGRVARFQQRYGKKTAK from the coding sequence GTGAAGGCTGGCATCCACCCGGACTACGTCGAGACCCAGGTCACCTGCACCTGCGGCGCGACGTTCACCACCCGCAGCACCGAGAAGAGCGGGGAGATGCGCGCCGACGTGTGCAGCGCCTGCCACCCGTTCTACACCGGCAAGCAGAAGATCCTGGACACCGGTGGCCGCGTGGCCCGCTTCCAGCAGCGCTACGGCAAGAAGACCGCCAAGTAG
- a CDS encoding ArsR/SmtB family transcription factor, whose product MDEERWALLEKRLAALEARVADGADPRDDDRFWALRELKRQAEGRSHVLFTGSVTLPTGASFEWQETVEVSSMLQADPTQAVAALSALAHPVRLQLLHKVLHGRHTVPELGEGLGTSGQLYHHLRQLVAEGWLTTSGRGRYDVPAERVVPFLTLLAAAGLR is encoded by the coding sequence GTGGACGAGGAACGGTGGGCCCTCCTCGAGAAGCGCCTCGCCGCGCTCGAGGCCCGCGTCGCCGACGGGGCGGACCCGCGGGACGACGACCGGTTCTGGGCGCTGCGGGAGCTGAAGCGGCAGGCGGAGGGACGTTCGCACGTCCTCTTCACCGGCAGCGTGACGCTGCCGACGGGGGCGTCCTTCGAGTGGCAGGAGACCGTCGAGGTCTCCTCGATGCTGCAGGCCGACCCGACGCAGGCCGTCGCCGCGCTGTCCGCGCTGGCCCACCCGGTCCGGCTGCAGCTGCTGCACAAGGTGCTGCACGGCCGGCACACCGTCCCCGAGCTCGGGGAGGGCCTCGGCACCTCCGGGCAGCTCTACCACCACCTGCGCCAGCTCGTCGCCGAAGGCTGGCTGACCACGTCCGGCCGGGGTCGCTACGACGTCCCGGCCGAGCGCGTGGTGCCGTTCCTGACCCTGCTCGCCGCCGCTGGACTGAGGTGA
- a CDS encoding F0F1 ATP synthase subunit B, protein MQLAVTAQAAADEGLVDPTGYPIIPHIGELIFGAIVFIALLIFVQKKIVPRLETVYEERRAAIEGNVEKAEKAQEEAAAALAEYKAQLADARGEANRIREDARQQGAQILAEMREQAQAESDRITTAARATIEAERAQATAQLRAEVGRLATDLASRIVGESLQDSARQSGVVDRFLADLERSESGATSR, encoded by the coding sequence GTGCAGCTCGCAGTAACGGCACAGGCCGCTGCCGACGAGGGCCTCGTCGACCCGACGGGCTACCCGATCATCCCTCACATCGGTGAGCTGATCTTCGGCGCCATCGTCTTCATCGCGTTGCTGATCTTCGTGCAGAAGAAGATCGTCCCGCGGCTGGAGACGGTGTACGAGGAGCGGCGCGCCGCGATCGAGGGCAACGTCGAGAAGGCGGAGAAGGCCCAGGAAGAGGCCGCCGCCGCCCTCGCCGAGTACAAGGCCCAGCTCGCGGACGCCCGCGGCGAGGCCAACCGCATCCGTGAGGACGCGCGCCAGCAGGGTGCGCAGATCCTCGCCGAGATGCGCGAGCAGGCGCAGGCCGAGTCCGACCGCATCACGACCGCGGCTCGCGCCACGATCGAGGCGGAGCGGGCCCAGGCCACGGCGCAGCTGCGCGCCGAGGTGGGTCGCCTGGCGACCGACCTGGCCTCCCGCATCGTCGGTGAGTCGCTGCAGGACTCCGCTCGCCAGAGCGGTGTCGTGGACCGGTTCCTCGCCGACCTCGAGCGCAGCGAGTCGGGGGCGACCTCCCGATGA
- the atpE gene encoding ATP synthase F0 subunit C, giving the protein MDGNIAILGYGLSAIGPGIGVGLIFAAYINGVARQPEARGMLQTIAFLGFALTEALAIFGLALAFVFR; this is encoded by the coding sequence ATGGACGGCAACATCGCAATCCTCGGCTACGGCCTCTCGGCCATCGGCCCCGGTATCGGCGTCGGCTTGATCTTCGCCGCCTACATCAACGGCGTCGCGCGCCAGCCCGAAGCGCGCGGCATGCTGCAGACCATCGCCTTCCTGGGCTTCGCCCTCACCGAGGCGCTGGCGATCTTCGGTCTGGCGCTCGCCTTCGTCTTCCGCTGA
- the prfA gene encoding peptide chain release factor 1: MFETVQPLLDEHAELERRLGDPAVHADAGLARRLGRRYAELQQVVEAHTAWRTAVDDAEAARELAAEDPGFAAELPALEEAAAAAGERLRRVLLPRDPDDARDVILEVKAGEGGQESALFAGDLLRMYLRYAEQRGWATELLDATPSDLGGYKDVSVAVKSRAAAAEGVWHRLKYEGGVHRVQRVPVTESQGRVHTSAVGVLVVPEAEEVEVDLDPNDLRVDVFRSSGPGGQSVNTTDSAVRITHLPTGIVASCQNEKSQLQNKEQALRILRARLHAVAQEAADAQASAARRSQVRTVDRSERIRTYNYGENRIADHRTGFKAYNLDTVLDGELDPVIQSAIDADEAAQLAAH; this comes from the coding sequence GTGTTCGAGACCGTCCAGCCGCTGCTCGACGAGCACGCCGAGCTCGAACGCCGCCTGGGTGACCCCGCCGTCCACGCCGACGCGGGTCTGGCCAGGCGCCTGGGCCGGCGCTACGCGGAGCTGCAGCAGGTCGTCGAGGCGCACACCGCCTGGCGCACGGCCGTCGACGACGCCGAGGCGGCCCGCGAGCTGGCCGCGGAGGACCCCGGCTTCGCCGCCGAGCTGCCCGCGCTGGAGGAGGCCGCCGCGGCGGCGGGGGAGCGGTTGCGCCGGGTCCTGCTGCCGCGCGACCCCGACGACGCGCGCGACGTGATCCTCGAGGTGAAGGCGGGTGAGGGCGGGCAGGAGTCCGCCCTCTTCGCCGGCGACCTGCTGCGGATGTACCTGCGCTACGCCGAGCAGCGCGGCTGGGCGACCGAGCTGCTCGACGCCACCCCCAGCGACCTCGGCGGGTACAAGGACGTGTCGGTGGCCGTGAAGAGCCGCGCCGCCGCGGCCGAGGGCGTCTGGCACCGGCTGAAGTACGAGGGCGGCGTGCACCGCGTCCAGCGGGTGCCCGTCACCGAGTCCCAGGGTCGCGTCCACACGTCCGCCGTCGGCGTCCTCGTGGTGCCCGAGGCCGAGGAGGTCGAGGTGGACCTCGACCCGAACGACCTGCGGGTCGACGTCTTCCGCTCCTCCGGACCCGGTGGCCAGAGCGTCAACACCACCGACTCCGCCGTCCGCATCACCCACCTGCCCACCGGCATCGTCGCCAGCTGCCAGAACGAGAAGTCCCAGCTGCAGAACAAGGAGCAGGCGCTGCGCATCCTGCGCGCGCGGCTGCACGCGGTGGCGCAGGAGGCCGCGGACGCGCAGGCGTCGGCTGCCCGCCGCTCCCAGGTGCGCACGGTCGACCGCTCCGAGCGGATCCGCACCTACAACTACGGCGAGAACCGCATCGCCGACCACCGCACCGGCTTCAAGGCCTACAACCTCGACACCGTGCTCGACGGCGAGCTCGACCCCGTCATCCAGTCCGCGATCGACGCCGACGAGGCCGCTCAGCTCGCCGCCCACTGA
- a CDS encoding MraY family glycosyltransferase: MRAYLLVIVVAAAVTYLTTPLVRRLAQRVGAVTPLRDRDVHTVPIPRLGGLAMLLGMGAALVVASRIPFLSRVFDTDPGPLWVLVGAAVVVAVGVADDIVQLDAVTKLAGQVLAAGIMGWQGVSLLQLPIGGVTLLSGRTMMIITILVVLVSVNAVNFVDGLDGLAAGIVGIGATAFFGYSYALQRGSVPDDFSSLATLIAAITVGVCLGFLPHNFHPARVFMGDSGSMLLGLLMASSTIAATSTVDPTTVENEQIAPAFFPLLLPIAVLLVPFSDMLLAVVRRTRAGKAFWHPDKKHLHHRLLQIGHSHRVAVLTMYSWAAFLSFGAATSAFLPLPQALAVAFGAGCLVLALTFLPLYWRRKRPVVDPGPGEQDTAQRGSLGAPTETSRT, translated from the coding sequence ATGAGGGCCTATCTCCTCGTCATCGTCGTGGCCGCGGCCGTGACGTACCTGACGACGCCGCTCGTGCGGCGCCTCGCCCAGCGCGTCGGGGCCGTGACCCCGTTGCGGGACCGGGACGTGCACACCGTCCCGATCCCGCGCCTCGGCGGGCTGGCGATGCTCCTGGGGATGGGGGCCGCGCTGGTCGTGGCCAGCCGCATCCCGTTCCTGTCCCGGGTGTTCGACACCGACCCCGGCCCCCTGTGGGTGCTGGTCGGCGCCGCGGTGGTCGTCGCCGTCGGGGTCGCCGACGACATCGTCCAGCTCGACGCCGTCACCAAGCTGGCCGGTCAGGTGCTCGCCGCGGGGATCATGGGCTGGCAGGGGGTGAGCCTGCTGCAACTGCCCATCGGCGGGGTCACGCTGCTGTCCGGGCGCACCATGATGATCATCACGATCCTCGTCGTGCTCGTGTCGGTGAACGCCGTGAACTTCGTCGACGGCCTCGACGGCCTCGCCGCGGGCATCGTCGGCATCGGCGCCACCGCCTTCTTCGGCTACTCCTACGCGCTGCAGCGGGGGAGCGTGCCGGACGACTTCTCCTCCCTCGCCACGCTCATCGCCGCCATCACCGTCGGGGTGTGCCTGGGGTTCCTGCCGCACAACTTCCACCCGGCGCGCGTCTTCATGGGCGACTCCGGGTCGATGCTGCTCGGGCTGCTGATGGCCAGCTCGACGATCGCGGCGACGAGCACCGTCGACCCCACGACGGTCGAGAACGAGCAGATCGCTCCGGCCTTCTTCCCGCTGCTGCTGCCGATCGCCGTCCTGCTCGTGCCGTTCAGCGACATGCTGCTGGCCGTCGTGCGCCGGACGCGAGCGGGCAAGGCCTTCTGGCACCCCGACAAGAAGCACCTGCACCACCGCCTCCTGCAGATCGGCCACTCCCACCGGGTGGCCGTCCTGACCATGTACTCCTGGGCGGCCTTCCTGAGCTTCGGTGCCGCGACCTCGGCGTTCCTGCCGCTGCCTCAGGCGCTCGCCGTCGCCTTCGGTGCCGGGTGCCTCGTGCTCGCCCTGACCTTCCTGCCGCTGTACTGGCGGCGGAAGCGGCCGGTGGTGGACCCCGGCCCGGGTGAGCAGGACACTGCGCAGCGTGGCTCCCTCGGGGCCCCGACTGAGACGTCGCGCACATGA
- the atpB gene encoding F0F1 ATP synthase subunit A: MSLGMLAAAGGEEGFETPTQAIFWQPLIGSGSGWLDVTRPALVFVLSAVLIAALLNWATKRLEVVPGKRQMGMEATYGLVRNSIARDIIGSRDFLKFVPMLFTMFALILVNNLFGIIPPVQYPTMSRIAFPLVLALVVYGVYHYLGIKKRGLGGHIGHMIPPGLPGWIKPLVFLLELITYFITRPVTLALRLFGNMFAGHILLVLFITGGEYMLLHSGSLGLQIFSIPTFAMGIVMTLFELLVEFLQAYIFTLLAALYIAGSLADEH; the protein is encoded by the coding sequence GTGAGCCTCGGAATGCTCGCCGCCGCAGGAGGCGAAGAGGGGTTCGAGACCCCGACCCAGGCAATCTTCTGGCAGCCCCTCATCGGCTCGGGCTCGGGGTGGCTGGACGTCACGCGTCCCGCGCTGGTCTTCGTGTTGTCGGCCGTCCTCATCGCCGCACTGCTCAACTGGGCCACGAAGCGTCTTGAAGTCGTCCCCGGCAAGCGGCAGATGGGGATGGAGGCCACCTACGGCTTGGTCCGCAACTCCATCGCCCGCGACATCATCGGGTCCCGCGACTTCCTGAAGTTCGTGCCGATGCTGTTCACGATGTTCGCCCTCATCCTGGTGAACAACCTCTTCGGCATCATCCCGCCGGTCCAGTACCCGACGATGAGCCGCATCGCGTTCCCGCTGGTGCTGGCCCTCGTCGTCTACGGCGTGTACCACTACCTCGGCATCAAGAAGCGCGGTCTGGGGGGTCACATCGGCCACATGATCCCCCCGGGGCTGCCGGGCTGGATCAAGCCGCTCGTCTTCCTGCTCGAGCTCATCACGTACTTCATCACCCGCCCGGTGACCCTCGCGCTGCGACTCTTCGGGAACATGTTCGCGGGGCACATCCTGCTGGTGCTCTTCATCACCGGCGGTGAGTACATGCTCCTGCACTCGGGGAGCCTGGGCCTGCAGATCTTCTCGATCCCGACCTTCGCGATGGGCATCGTGATGACGCTGTTCGAACTCCTCGTCGAGTTCCTCCAGGCGTACATCTTCACGCTGCTCGCCGCCCTCTACATCGCCGGCTCCCTCGCCGACGAGCACTGA
- a CDS encoding L-threonylcarbamoyladenylate synthase, with product MRPPFDCADPVTRDRGLSAAHNAIKRGEVVVLPTDTVYGIGADAFNPAAVQRLLEAKGRGREMPPPVLVPEVRTIDGLASSIPFAVRELVDAFWPGALTIVCRAQPSLTWDLGETNGTVALRMPLHPVALELLGRTGPMAVSSANKSGQRAATLAEEAVEQLGESVRVYLDAGASPQGAPSTIVDASDGPLRVLRVGAISEAELRAAVPDGWAEPDRPDDRPAGSAPEQESGTAPLTSG from the coding sequence GTGAGACCCCCGTTCGACTGCGCCGACCCCGTCACCCGCGACCGCGGCCTGTCCGCCGCGCACAACGCGATCAAGCGCGGTGAGGTCGTCGTCCTGCCGACCGACACCGTCTACGGCATCGGTGCGGACGCCTTCAACCCCGCCGCGGTCCAGCGCCTGCTCGAGGCCAAGGGCCGCGGGCGGGAGATGCCGCCGCCGGTCCTCGTGCCCGAGGTCCGCACGATCGACGGACTGGCCAGCTCGATCCCCTTCGCGGTCCGCGAGCTCGTCGACGCGTTCTGGCCCGGCGCGCTGACCATCGTGTGCCGGGCCCAGCCGTCGCTGACGTGGGACCTGGGGGAGACGAACGGGACGGTCGCCCTGCGCATGCCGCTGCACCCCGTGGCGTTGGAACTGCTCGGGCGCACCGGCCCGATGGCGGTCTCCAGCGCCAACAAGTCCGGGCAGCGCGCGGCCACCCTCGCCGAGGAGGCCGTCGAGCAGCTCGGGGAGTCGGTCCGCGTCTACCTCGACGCCGGCGCCAGCCCCCAGGGCGCACCCTCCACCATCGTCGACGCCTCCGACGGCCCGCTGCGCGTCCTGCGCGTGGGGGCGATCAGCGAGGCCGAGCTGCGCGCGGCCGTCCCGGACGGCTGGGCCGAACCGGACCGGCCCGACGACCGACCCGCCGGGTCCGCGCCGGAGCAGGAGTCCGGGACGGCGCCGCTCACCAGCGGATGA
- a CDS encoding AtpZ/AtpI family protein, with translation MSESPATVRRDMTDDGHPAPPARPGADQEREHGRLEESRAWNIPSYLLAGVLGFGGIGYLIDRLIGTDFIVAIGIVGGMALAIYYVWFRYGKA, from the coding sequence GTGAGCGAGAGCCCTGCTACCGTTCGCCGCGACATGACCGACGACGGCCACCCCGCCCCTCCTGCCCGCCCCGGCGCGGACCAGGAGCGCGAGCACGGCCGCCTCGAGGAGTCGCGGGCCTGGAACATCCCCTCGTACCTGCTCGCCGGAGTCTTGGGCTTCGGCGGCATCGGGTACCTGATCGACCGCCTGATCGGCACGGACTTCATCGTCGCCATCGGCATCGTCGGCGGCATGGCGCTGGCGATCTACTACGTGTGGTTCCGGTACGGTAAAGCGTGA
- a CDS encoding F0F1 ATP synthase subunit delta, with amino-acid sequence MSELDSGVAKASLAAAQQVLDAQLATGGADAGRTGEDLFAVTSLLDSSVGLRRALTDPSRESSAKAEFVRRTFTGRIGTAAVETVAALASSRWTAGRDLSDATERLAVVAVVTQAERSGHLDALEDELFRFSRTIAGNPQLRDALADRSAPDANRASLVSRLLLDRAAPETVQLARRAAVSPRGVRAERLLEEWVEVVAARRDQFVAHVVSATPLSEAQRERLAASLSRQYGRAISVTVDVDPDLVGGLRVSIGDDVIDGSIATRLDEARRRLAG; translated from the coding sequence ATGAGCGAGCTCGACTCCGGCGTCGCGAAGGCGAGCCTCGCCGCCGCGCAGCAGGTGCTCGACGCGCAGCTCGCCACCGGGGGGGCCGACGCGGGCCGGACGGGGGAGGACCTCTTCGCCGTCACCAGCCTGCTCGACTCCTCGGTGGGGTTGCGCCGGGCCCTGACCGACCCGTCGCGGGAGAGCTCGGCCAAGGCCGAGTTCGTCCGCCGCACCTTCACCGGCAGGATCGGCACGGCCGCCGTCGAGACGGTCGCCGCGCTGGCGTCGTCCCGCTGGACGGCCGGTCGCGACCTGTCGGACGCGACCGAGCGGCTCGCCGTCGTCGCGGTCGTGACGCAGGCGGAGCGGTCGGGGCACCTGGACGCGCTGGAGGACGAGCTCTTCCGGTTCTCCCGCACCATCGCCGGCAACCCGCAGCTGCGCGACGCCCTCGCCGACCGCAGCGCACCGGACGCCAACCGCGCCTCGCTGGTCTCCCGGCTGCTGCTCGACAGGGCGGCGCCCGAGACGGTCCAGCTGGCCCGTCGCGCGGCGGTCTCGCCGCGCGGGGTGCGCGCCGAGCGGCTGCTCGAGGAGTGGGTCGAGGTCGTGGCCGCGCGCCGCGACCAGTTCGTCGCCCACGTCGTGAGCGCCACCCCCCTCAGCGAGGCCCAGCGCGAGCGCCTCGCGGCCTCGCTGTCGCGCCAGTACGGCCGGGCCATCAGCGTCACGGTCGACGTCGACCCCGACCTCGTCGGCGGGCTCCGCGTGAGCATCGGTGACGACGTCATCGACGGGTCGATCGCGACCCGCCTCGACGAGGCGCGTCGCCGCCTGGCCGGCTGA